In one window of Gemmatimonadota bacterium DNA:
- a CDS encoding carbon storage regulator has product MLILNRRQGEAIIIDGGIRIVVLSSDRRGARIGIEAPTSINIQREELVSRVAEENRRANARSTGTEWLEQLPLRKPVPEP; this is encoded by the coding sequence GTGCTGATACTGAATCGTCGCCAGGGAGAGGCGATCATCATCGACGGAGGGATCCGCATCGTCGTGCTGTCGAGCGACCGGCGCGGCGCGCGCATCGGGATCGAGGCGCCGACCTCCATCAACATCCAGCGCGAGGAACTGGTCTCCCGGGTGGCCGAGGAGAACCGGCGGGCCAACGCCCGCTCCACCGGGACCGAGTGGCTGGAACAGCTCCCCTTGAGAAAGCCGGTCCCCGAGCCCTGA
- the flgK gene encoding flagellar hook-associated protein FlgK, with translation MSLTSLLSIARSALLTQQKAIDTTGHNIANASTDGYTRQRLRLGAADPLVTPIGQLGRGVVAEGIDRIRDQFLDVSYRKENGDFSRFATQRDLLGGIEGIFGEPSDTGLAAALDGFWSAFGDLANDPTGQAPRELVRQAGADIARRFQQADSRLSEAQASVIAQMESRVDEVNEIMREIADLNTRIRSVSAGQREAPDVKDQRDRLIDRLSSIVGVRVLSRTDGTVGVAAGDALLVDAGQFTAFEVRDLGNGRYGVGVKGGIGTINVQSGELGALAELSGTTLPDIRAQLDALARGLVTEVNALHRGGKNLAGATGIDFFNPTGLTAASFQLSVALTTSTDNIAAGASGGVGDNSVALALAGLRTAGAASFGGQPVGTAYQKLVSRLGVQLRDATDKATAQEAVVNHVDGLRKSVSGVSVDEELTNLIAQQNAFAAAARMVTVADEMMQSVIGMVG, from the coding sequence ATGAGCCTCACGAGCCTGCTCTCCATTGCCCGGTCGGCGCTGCTCACCCAGCAGAAGGCGATCGACACCACCGGGCACAACATCGCCAACGCCAGCACCGACGGCTACACCCGGCAGCGGCTGCGGCTCGGGGCCGCCGACCCGCTGGTCACCCCGATCGGGCAGCTGGGCCGCGGCGTGGTGGCCGAGGGGATCGACCGGATCCGGGACCAGTTCCTCGACGTCTCCTACCGCAAGGAGAACGGCGACTTCTCCCGCTTCGCCACCCAGCGCGACCTCCTCGGCGGCATCGAAGGGATCTTCGGCGAGCCGTCCGACACCGGGCTGGCGGCGGCGCTGGACGGCTTCTGGAGCGCCTTCGGCGACCTCGCCAACGACCCGACCGGCCAGGCGCCGCGCGAGCTGGTGCGCCAGGCCGGCGCCGACATCGCCCGCCGGTTCCAGCAGGCGGACAGCCGGCTCTCGGAGGCGCAGGCCAGCGTGATCGCGCAGATGGAGTCGCGGGTCGACGAGGTCAACGAGATCATGCGGGAGATCGCGGACCTCAACACCCGCATCCGCTCGGTGTCGGCCGGCCAGCGCGAGGCGCCCGACGTCAAGGACCAGCGCGACCGGCTGATCGACCGGCTCTCCTCGATCGTCGGCGTGCGGGTGCTGTCGCGCACCGACGGCACCGTCGGCGTGGCCGCCGGCGACGCGCTGCTGGTGGACGCGGGGCAGTTCACCGCGTTCGAGGTGCGCGATCTGGGGAACGGCCGCTACGGCGTGGGCGTGAAGGGCGGGATCGGCACCATCAACGTGCAGAGCGGCGAGCTGGGCGCCCTGGCGGAGCTGTCCGGCACCACCCTGCCCGACATTCGGGCCCAGCTCGATGCGCTGGCCCGGGGGCTGGTCACCGAGGTGAACGCGCTGCACCGCGGCGGGAAGAACCTGGCCGGCGCCACCGGCATCGACTTCTTCAATCCGACCGGGCTGACCGCCGCCAGCTTCCAGCTGAGCGTGGCCCTGACCACCTCGACCGACAACATCGCGGCGGGCGCGAGCGGCGGCGTGGGCGACAACAGCGTGGCGCTGGCGCTCGCGGGGCTCCGCACGGCCGGGGCGGCGAGCTTCGGCGGGCAGCCGGTGGGGACGGCCTACCAGAAGCTGGTGTCGCGGCTCGGCGTGCAGCTGCGCGACGCGACCGACAAGGCCACCGCGCAGGAGGCGGTGGTGAACCACGTGGACGGGCTCCGCAAGAGCGTCAGCGGGGTCTCGGTGGACGAAGAACTGACCAACCTGATCGCGCAGCAGAACGCGTTCGCGGCCGCCGCCCGGATGGTGACGGTGGCGGACGAAATGATGCAGTCCGTCATCGGCATGGTGGGCTGA
- a CDS encoding rod-binding protein: MTAPVGGAGGGRPAEAGLTGEHARLRRAAHDLEAVFVNELFKAMRETVPHEGILSQDPGQELFTGVLDQRLAEVYGERARGGVGEALYRQLSRRLPDPGPATGVP; this comes from the coding sequence GTGACCGCGCCGGTCGGGGGCGCGGGGGGGGGCCGCCCGGCGGAAGCTGGCCTGACCGGGGAGCACGCGCGGCTCCGCAGGGCGGCGCACGACCTCGAGGCGGTGTTCGTCAACGAGCTGTTCAAGGCCATGCGGGAGACGGTGCCGCACGAGGGGATCCTGTCCCAGGACCCGGGGCAGGAGCTGTTCACCGGGGTGCTGGACCAGCGGCTCGCGGAGGTCTATGGCGAGCGGGCCCGGGGCGGGGTCGGCGAAGCGCTCTACCGGCAGTTGAGCCGCAGGCTGCCGGACCCAGGTCCGGCGACGGGAGTCCCATGA